From one Hydrogenispora ethanolica genomic stretch:
- the rplC gene encoding 50S ribosomal protein L3: MTKGILGKKIGMTQIFTPEGRAIPVTVIEAGPCFVVQKKTSANDGYDAIQLGFGDKKERLTNKPMLGHFAKANVKPAKILREFKVDASENYDLGQEIKADIFSEGEYVDVTGTSKGKGFAGVIKRWNFNRAPMAHGSMYHRRPGSLCATDPARVFKGRKLPGRLGGVKTTTQGLQIAKVDSNRNLLLIKGAIPGANGSFVVVRKTVKRAKQ; encoded by the coding sequence ATGACCAAAGGAATTTTAGGAAAGAAAATCGGTATGACTCAAATCTTTACTCCCGAAGGTCGCGCCATTCCGGTAACTGTTATTGAGGCTGGTCCTTGTTTTGTTGTTCAAAAAAAGACCTCAGCCAATGACGGTTATGATGCAATTCAGCTGGGATTTGGCGATAAAAAAGAGCGTTTAACGAATAAGCCGATGCTGGGTCATTTTGCAAAAGCGAATGTAAAGCCCGCAAAAATATTGCGCGAATTTAAGGTGGACGCTTCAGAAAATTATGATTTAGGTCAAGAGATCAAAGCTGACATTTTTAGCGAGGGTGAATATGTCGATGTGACCGGCACATCCAAAGGAAAGGGTTTTGCCGGTGTCATCAAACGGTGGAATTTCAATCGCGCGCCGATGGCTCACGGTTCGATGTATCACCGCCGTCCCGGTTCGCTATGTGCTACGGACCCTGCTCGAGTATTTAAAGGCCGGAAGTTGCCGGGCCGTTTGGGTGGAGTCAAAACTACGACTCAGGGATTACAGATTGCGAAGGTTGATTCAAACCGCAATTTATTATTGATTAAAGGTGCTATCCCCGGTGCAAATGGTTCATTCGTAGTTGTTCGTAAGACTGTCAAGCGTGCTAAACAATAA
- the rpsJ gene encoding 30S ribosomal protein S10, which produces MATQKIRIRLKAFDHKLLDQSAEKIVETAKRTGAYVSGPIPLPTEKNIYTVLRSVHIDKDSREQFEMRTHKRLIDILDPSSKTVDALMRLDLPAGVDIEIKL; this is translated from the coding sequence GCATTCGACCATAAATTATTGGATCAATCTGCGGAAAAAATTGTGGAGACGGCGAAACGGACCGGAGCATATGTTTCCGGGCCGATTCCACTTCCGACTGAAAAGAATATTTACACGGTTTTGCGCTCTGTTCATATCGATAAAGATTCGCGTGAACAATTTGAAATGAGAACTCATAAACGGCTGATCGATATCTTAGACCCTAGTTCCAAAACGGTTGATGCTCTGATGCGGCTTGATCTTCCGGCTGGGGTTGACATTGAGATTAAATTATAA